A genomic region of Polynucleobacter necessarius contains the following coding sequences:
- a CDS encoding outer membrane lipoprotein LolB, whose amino-acid sequence MSKFLLKPFLKVLAFATLAGGALLSAPANAQTNAIQTGEAIFEVLASEIALQRGEAGLAYNTYMEMARQYQDPRLAQRAMEIAIAGGSPDLALHAAKSWDELSPPNQTKPKEVLVTLLVLSGRWNDAVKPGIALLRQQNPAQQENTLLQLQALLAKAKDESEAMRAFYEITSTAKPQPKDLGLLYTYAMSAEKAGHIDVMEKTLREILRRNPNDANSLNALGYSLADRNLKLPEAFTLISKAHQVAPKDAFILDSLGWVNFRMGKNALALEQLQQAFSMKPEADIAAHLGEVLWTMNRRSEAEDMWRQGQKIDANNSTLKETLQRLKPDWSNTNQAANGAWDGRFAVKVTGLTDSQNQGGSGGFTLTQESLKDILEIRNPMGGSIAKITITPGEATLERDGQVVTAVDADTLVQNTLGLPLPARGLSNWLRGETRPGSEASVEQNAKGQVSKISQDGWSLAYIWSNSNRLDKLTMTRSSNIGSIDIRLVLDHPNE is encoded by the coding sequence ATGAGCAAATTCCTACTCAAACCCTTTTTGAAGGTATTGGCCTTTGCAACGCTCGCTGGGGGCGCCCTCTTATCCGCGCCCGCTAACGCCCAGACAAACGCCATCCAGACGGGCGAAGCAATCTTTGAGGTACTCGCATCTGAGATTGCACTACAACGGGGTGAAGCGGGCCTGGCGTACAACACCTATATGGAAATGGCGCGCCAATATCAAGACCCGAGACTGGCACAGCGAGCAATGGAAATTGCGATCGCCGGCGGGTCCCCGGACCTCGCTTTACATGCCGCCAAGTCTTGGGATGAGCTCTCCCCACCCAATCAAACCAAACCCAAAGAGGTGTTGGTCACCCTTCTAGTGCTAAGCGGTCGCTGGAATGATGCTGTTAAGCCAGGTATTGCATTGCTGCGCCAGCAAAATCCAGCGCAACAAGAAAACACCCTCCTGCAATTACAAGCGCTCCTTGCTAAGGCAAAAGATGAGTCTGAGGCAATGCGTGCATTCTATGAAATTACCTCCACTGCAAAACCCCAGCCTAAAGATTTGGGTCTGCTGTATACCTATGCCATGTCTGCCGAAAAAGCAGGCCACATTGATGTCATGGAAAAAACATTGCGTGAAATTTTGCGCAGAAATCCTAACGATGCAAATTCTCTTAATGCATTGGGTTATTCATTAGCAGATCGCAACCTCAAATTACCAGAGGCATTCACACTCATCAGCAAGGCACACCAAGTCGCCCCAAAAGATGCATTCATTTTGGATAGCTTGGGCTGGGTCAATTTTCGTATGGGGAAAAATGCGCTTGCACTAGAGCAATTACAACAAGCATTTTCCATGAAGCCGGAGGCAGATATTGCTGCGCACCTTGGTGAGGTGTTGTGGACAATGAATCGTCGTAGCGAAGCTGAAGATATGTGGCGTCAAGGTCAAAAAATAGATGCCAACAACTCCACTCTAAAAGAAACTTTGCAGCGCTTAAAGCCTGATTGGTCAAACACAAATCAAGCCGCGAATGGCGCATGGGATGGTCGTTTTGCAGTCAAGGTCACGGGGCTTACAGACAGTCAGAACCAAGGTGGATCTGGCGGCTTTACCTTAACGCAAGAGTCTTTAAAAGATATCTTAGAAATTCGCAATCCAATGGGTGGCTCTATTGCAAAAATTACCATTACGCCAGGCGAAGCAACGCTTGAGCGCGACGGTCAGGTAGTAACTGCAGTGGATGCAGACACCTTGGTACAAAACACCCTTGGCCTTCCATTACCAGCACGTGGCCTATCAAACTGGTTAAGGGGTGAGACTCGACCAGGTAGCGAAGCAAGTGTTGAACAAAATGCTAAAGGACAGGTCAGCAAAATTAGTCAGGATGGCTGGAGTCTGGCTTATATCTGGAGCAACTCCAATCGTCTCGATAAGCTCACTATGACTCGTAGCTCTAATATTGGGTCTATTGATATTCGTCTAGTACTTGATCATCCGAATGAGTAA
- the ispE gene encoding 4-(cytidine 5'-diphospho)-2-C-methyl-D-erythritol kinase translates to MSNENLNSDYLSLRSPAKLNLFLHIVGRKPDGYHLLQSVFQLIDWCDTITLKRISQNEVRRINPIPGALPEDDLVVRAANLLKDFCKTDVGVEIDVKKEIPMGAGMGGGSSNAATTLIGLNALWNLKLDKETLCNLGLKLGADVPFFIFGQNAFVEGIGEKIQEIALEKRDFLVIFPNQGIPTVGIFQDPELTRDHAQITIDGFLASSWSDLTNDCQAVAMRICPEVKQALDWITQAVPGSAPRMSGSGSSVFAVLDPKIDTAKLENLLQNLPKGWVGRVVRRLNKNPAYNLISSD, encoded by the coding sequence ATGAGTAATGAAAATTTAAATTCGGATTACTTATCACTCCGCTCCCCAGCGAAGCTCAATCTATTTCTGCACATTGTTGGTCGTAAACCAGATGGCTATCACTTGCTGCAATCTGTTTTTCAACTGATTGACTGGTGCGACACGATTACCTTAAAACGCATTTCACAAAATGAAGTGCGTCGAATAAATCCAATTCCTGGCGCTTTACCCGAAGATGATTTGGTGGTGCGCGCAGCAAATCTATTAAAAGATTTTTGCAAGACAGATGTCGGCGTAGAAATTGATGTCAAAAAAGAAATTCCCATGGGAGCTGGAATGGGAGGCGGATCCTCGAATGCTGCCACCACACTGATTGGTCTGAATGCCCTTTGGAATCTTAAGCTTGATAAAGAGACCCTCTGCAATCTGGGCTTAAAGCTTGGAGCAGATGTGCCATTTTTCATCTTTGGCCAAAATGCATTTGTGGAGGGTATCGGCGAGAAAATTCAAGAAATTGCCCTTGAAAAACGTGACTTTTTGGTTATTTTCCCCAATCAAGGCATTCCTACCGTAGGTATTTTTCAAGACCCTGAATTGACCCGAGATCATGCTCAGATTACAATTGATGGCTTTCTTGCATCGTCATGGTCGGATCTGACGAATGATTGTCAGGCTGTAGCGATGCGGATTTGTCCTGAAGTGAAGCAAGCTTTGGATTGGATTACCCAGGCAGTACCGGGCTCAGCGCCCCGAATGTCTGGCTCTGGAAGTAGTGTTTTTGCCGTCTTAGACCCTAAGATCGACACCGCGAAACTGGAAAATCTTTTGCAAAATCTTCCTAAAGGATGGGTAGGTCGGGTTGTTCGGAGGCTAAATAAAAATCCCGCTTACAATTTGATTTCTTCAGATTGA
- a CDS encoding ribose-phosphate pyrophosphokinase — MSSINADLLTLFTGNANPVLAEAVAKELKLPMGKAFVGRFSDGEIQVEIQENVRGKNVVVIQSTCAPTNDSLMELMIMIDALKRASASRVTAVIPYFGYARQDRRPRSARVAISARIVANMLQSVAGIERVLTMDLHADQIQGFFDIPVDNIYASPVLLADLQAQKTQKDLIIVSPDIGGVVRARAMAKQLGTDLAIIDKRRPKANVSEVMHLIGEVEGRHCVIMDDIIDTGGTLCKAAEALKERGAKGVTAYCTHAVLSGGAVARIAASKLDELVVTDTIPLTPEAMKVSKIRQLTVAPLLAETLSRISKGDSVMSMFAE, encoded by the coding sequence ATGTCCTCCATAAACGCTGATTTACTGACACTTTTCACAGGCAACGCAAATCCCGTTTTGGCTGAGGCTGTAGCCAAAGAACTCAAACTCCCAATGGGGAAAGCCTTTGTTGGCCGCTTCTCTGATGGTGAGATCCAAGTAGAAATTCAAGAAAACGTCCGCGGCAAGAATGTCGTGGTGATTCAATCAACCTGTGCGCCAACAAACGACAGTTTGATGGAACTCATGATCATGATTGATGCCCTTAAACGAGCATCTGCAAGCCGCGTAACCGCAGTGATTCCTTACTTCGGTTACGCCCGTCAAGACCGCCGCCCTCGTTCCGCCCGTGTTGCGATCTCTGCGCGCATTGTGGCAAACATGCTGCAATCGGTTGCCGGTATTGAGCGCGTACTGACAATGGATCTTCATGCCGACCAAATTCAGGGCTTTTTCGACATTCCAGTAGACAACATCTACGCTTCCCCAGTGCTATTGGCTGACCTGCAGGCTCAGAAGACTCAAAAAGACCTCATCATCGTCTCCCCTGATATTGGTGGCGTAGTGCGCGCCCGTGCGATGGCCAAGCAATTGGGCACCGATTTGGCAATTATTGATAAACGCCGCCCTAAAGCTAACGTCTCCGAAGTAATGCACCTCATCGGCGAAGTAGAAGGCCGTCATTGCGTCATCATGGATGACATCATCGATACCGGTGGAACCCTCTGTAAAGCTGCTGAGGCGCTTAAAGAGCGCGGCGCTAAGGGCGTTACCGCCTACTGTACTCACGCAGTCCTCTCAGGCGGTGCTGTGGCCCGTATTGCGGCCTCTAAATTGGATGAGTTGGTTGTTACCGACACCATTCCCCTGACCCCAGAGGCAATGAAAGTAAGCAAAATTCGTCAATTGACTGTAGCCCCCCTGTTGGCCGAGACCCTATCGCGCATCAGCAAAGGCGATTCAGTCATGTCCATGTTCGCCGAATAA
- a CDS encoding 50S ribosomal protein L25/general stress protein Ctc: MKVVAFERSVQGTGASRRLRNAGKTPGIVYGSKDPALVIELDHNALFHALRKEAFHSSILDLEIGGKTQKVLLRDYQMHPFKPLVLHIDFQRVSATEKVHMRVPLHFTNADTSDAVKLQGAVVSRIATELEVSCLPADLPEFIEVDLQKIEVGHSIHAKDIALPKGVSLVMHVEQENPVLANARFPAVKAAEPTDAPAAPAAEAPAAEAPKDKA, translated from the coding sequence ATGAAAGTAGTAGCTTTTGAAAGAAGCGTACAGGGAACGGGTGCGAGCCGCCGTCTGCGCAATGCCGGAAAAACTCCAGGCATCGTTTACGGTAGTAAAGATCCAGCCTTGGTCATTGAGTTAGACCATAACGCGTTATTCCATGCTCTCCGCAAGGAAGCATTCCACTCATCCATTTTGGATTTGGAAATTGGCGGCAAAACACAAAAAGTGTTGTTGCGCGATTACCAGATGCATCCATTTAAGCCATTGGTATTGCACATTGACTTCCAGCGCGTATCCGCAACTGAGAAAGTTCACATGCGCGTTCCATTGCACTTCACAAACGCTGACACTTCAGACGCAGTGAAATTGCAAGGCGCAGTTGTTAGCCGCATCGCTACTGAACTCGAAGTATCTTGCTTACCTGCAGACCTGCCAGAGTTCATTGAAGTGGACTTACAGAAAATTGAAGTGGGTCACTCTATTCACGCTAAAGACATCGCATTACCAAAAGGCGTTAGCTTGGTAATGCATGTTGAGCAAGAGAACCCAGTGCTTGCAAACGCACGTTTCCCAGCAGTTAAAGCTGCTGAGCCTACAGATGCGCCTGCTGCACCAGCTGCTGAAGCACCTGCTGCTGAAGCACCAAAGGATAAAGCTTAA
- the pth gene encoding aminoacyl-tRNA hydrolase, with translation MTKLIVGLGNPGDEHEEDRHNAGFWFVDALAKQLNTRFETEKRFHGKVAKAKWEGEDLFLLKPSTYMNLSGQAVGALCRFHKITPADILVVQDELDLKPGTARLKLGGGGTGGHNGLKDIQAHLSTPDYWRLRLGIGHPRDLAGDGRPMDVADYVLRRPQLAEQKLIDASIENGLQSLPIFLKGDTQTAMMELHSKR, from the coding sequence ATGACTAAATTAATTGTTGGCCTAGGCAATCCTGGAGATGAGCATGAAGAAGATCGGCACAATGCTGGCTTCTGGTTCGTTGACGCGCTGGCAAAACAATTAAACACTCGCTTTGAAACTGAAAAACGCTTCCATGGAAAAGTTGCAAAAGCAAAGTGGGAAGGTGAAGACCTCTTTCTACTCAAGCCAAGCACTTATATGAATCTCAGTGGACAAGCTGTTGGCGCTCTATGTCGCTTTCACAAAATTACACCTGCAGATATTTTGGTAGTTCAAGATGAGCTTGATCTCAAGCCCGGGACTGCACGCCTAAAGCTAGGCGGGGGGGGCACTGGTGGTCACAATGGCCTCAAAGATATTCAGGCGCATTTAAGCACTCCTGATTACTGGCGCTTACGTCTTGGTATTGGTCACCCAAGAGATTTGGCCGGTGACGGTCGACCCATGGATGTTGCTGATTACGTCTTACGCAGACCACAATTGGCCGAACAAAAACTCATCGATGCCAGCATAGAAAATGGCTTGCAAAGCTTGCCAATCTTCTTAAAGGGCGACACCCAAACTGCCATGATGGAGCTGCACTCCAAGAGATAA
- a CDS encoding YfhL family 4Fe-4S dicluster ferredoxin, producing MALMITNECINCDVCEPECPNDAIYMGLEIYEIDPDKCTECVGHYDAPQCRQVCPVDCIPFNPEFVESQDQLMAKYRQLTAVKKANSA from the coding sequence ATGGCCTTAATGATTACGAACGAATGCATCAACTGCGATGTGTGTGAGCCTGAATGTCCGAATGATGCGATTTATATGGGTCTAGAGATTTACGAGATTGATCCAGACAAGTGCACTGAATGCGTCGGTCACTATGACGCACCTCAGTGCCGTCAGGTCTGCCCAGTGGATTGCATCCCTTTCAATCCAGAGTTTGTGGAATCCCAAGATCAGTTGATGGCTAAATACCGCCAGCTCACCGCAGTTAAAAAAGCAAACTCAGCTTAA
- the coaD gene encoding pantetheine-phosphate adenylyltransferase, which translates to MTVAVYPGTFDPFTRGHEDLVRRASSIFKELIVGVADSRSKRPFFTLQERIDITKEVLGHYSNVKVVGFSGLLKDFAREHNACVIVRGLRAVSDFEYEFQMAGMNRYLLPDVETLFLTPSDQYQFISGTFVREIASMGGDVSKFVFPSVEKWLVEKIASGAQNKE; encoded by the coding sequence ATGACTGTCGCTGTATATCCCGGAACATTTGATCCATTTACCCGTGGTCACGAGGATTTGGTTCGTCGCGCATCCAGCATTTTTAAAGAGCTCATTGTTGGTGTGGCTGATAGTCGTAGCAAGCGCCCATTCTTTACATTGCAAGAGCGTATTGATATTACAAAAGAAGTGCTTGGTCATTACTCCAACGTCAAGGTTGTTGGATTTTCTGGCCTCCTAAAAGATTTTGCGCGTGAGCATAATGCGTGCGTGATTGTGCGCGGTTTGCGCGCGGTCTCTGACTTTGAGTATGAATTCCAGATGGCCGGCATGAATAGATATCTTTTGCCAGATGTTGAAACATTATTTTTAACGCCATCAGATCAATACCAATTTATCTCTGGTACCTTTGTGCGTGAGATCGCCTCCATGGGTGGAGACGTCAGCAAGTTTGTATTTCCATCCGTTGAAAAATGGCTGGTAGAAAAGATCGCCTCTGGCGCTCAGAACAAAGAATAA
- the rsmD gene encoding 16S rRNA (guanine(966)-N(2))-methyltransferase RsmD, with amino-acid sequence MLYWEPKINKPIKSPKTEPSKKIRIIGGNWRSRLLTVVDLPGLRPTTDRIRETLFNWLGQDLTGLRCLDLFAGTGALGFEAASRGSDLVVLLEKDKKAHASLKTNFALLQSSPASGIVEILHRDSLEYLKQQADRSSNLIFIDPPFQETSLFDQVVIEAGRVCDDSSGGGIYVEFPSTTCTREEVETLLPDWHCGKYLEAGQVKACLFRGGRG; translated from the coding sequence TTGTTGTATTGGGAGCCCAAAATAAATAAGCCTATTAAGAGCCCAAAGACTGAGCCATCCAAAAAGATTCGCATCATTGGCGGTAATTGGCGCAGCCGCTTGCTAACTGTAGTTGATCTTCCAGGTTTGCGCCCCACCACGGATCGTATTCGAGAAACATTATTCAATTGGCTTGGGCAAGATTTAACTGGATTGCGTTGCCTTGATCTTTTTGCGGGAACCGGCGCCTTGGGTTTTGAGGCCGCTTCAAGAGGCTCTGATTTAGTGGTGCTGTTAGAAAAAGATAAAAAGGCACATGCAAGCCTAAAAACAAATTTTGCGTTATTGCAGTCTTCCCCTGCTTCTGGAATCGTTGAGATACTGCATAGGGATAGCTTGGAGTATCTAAAACAACAGGCGGATCGATCTAGCAATTTAATTTTTATTGATCCACCCTTCCAAGAGACCAGCCTATTTGATCAAGTGGTCATTGAGGCGGGCAGAGTATGTGATGACTCTTCTGGAGGCGGTATTTATGTTGAATTTCCCTCTACTACTTGCACACGCGAGGAGGTTGAGACCCTACTGCCAGACTGGCATTGTGGAAAATACTTAGAGGCAGGCCAGGTAAAGGCCTGTCTATTTCGAGGTGGAAGAGGCTAA
- a CDS encoding M16 family metallopeptidase, whose product MKALNKCALIFWVAVAHVGFAHAILPIEPLDSYKGAKAYLVQTKALPMVDIEISIDAGDRYDPVGKSGLADMTAGLMHYGARGSKGALSEAQIADEIADLGANIGLSVGDERAILRIRSLSRKDLRDRAVELASAMLSAPTYDPKIVEREKQRTITSLLEAETKPEFVLERQFKKSVYGSYPLANAPTVKTVAAVSAADLTQFHKQFYRGDRMIVSIVGDVDRTQANEIVQALLKQIPQTGASVASLPEFMRSPVEPLRQREIQIPFDSQQAHIAMGMTAVTRNNPDYFPLMVGNYVLGGGGFVSRLMSEVREKRGLAYSVFSYFAPGKDTGIFQAGLQTKSDQGALALEVMSSTIAQFIADGPTPAELLAAKANLVNGYPLRIDNNRKLLDNVSSIAWNNLPLDAMEIWTKQVEAVTLEQVKAAFQKYLAMDRMKIVVLGAQNK is encoded by the coding sequence ATGAAAGCTCTCAATAAATGCGCTCTGATATTTTGGGTAGCTGTTGCTCACGTGGGCTTCGCTCATGCAATCTTGCCGATTGAGCCACTAGATTCTTATAAAGGTGCAAAAGCATATTTAGTGCAAACCAAAGCTTTGCCTATGGTGGATATCGAGATCAGTATTGATGCTGGAGATCGGTACGATCCTGTGGGCAAGAGCGGGTTGGCAGATATGACTGCAGGCCTGATGCATTATGGGGCGCGAGGCAGTAAGGGCGCCCTTAGTGAGGCACAAATTGCTGATGAAATCGCAGATTTGGGTGCCAATATTGGTTTATCGGTGGGTGATGAGCGCGCAATATTGCGCATTCGTAGCTTAAGCAGAAAAGATTTGCGTGATAGAGCGGTTGAACTGGCATCCGCAATGTTGAGTGCACCAACATACGATCCCAAAATTGTCGAGCGCGAAAAACAAAGAACTATTACCAGCTTGCTAGAGGCGGAAACAAAGCCAGAATTTGTTCTTGAACGACAGTTTAAAAAATCAGTTTATGGGAGTTACCCGTTAGCTAATGCTCCAACTGTGAAGACAGTTGCCGCAGTTAGTGCTGCGGATTTAACGCAGTTTCACAAGCAGTTTTATCGTGGCGATCGCATGATCGTAAGTATTGTTGGCGATGTTGATCGTACTCAAGCCAATGAAATTGTGCAGGCCTTACTCAAGCAGATCCCACAAACAGGCGCATCTGTTGCGAGTCTTCCAGAGTTCATGCGATCACCTGTTGAGCCTTTAAGGCAGAGAGAGATTCAAATTCCGTTTGATTCGCAGCAAGCCCACATTGCAATGGGTATGACGGCGGTGACACGCAATAATCCCGATTACTTTCCTTTAATGGTGGGTAACTATGTTTTGGGTGGTGGAGGTTTTGTATCTCGCTTAATGTCAGAGGTGCGCGAAAAACGCGGTTTGGCATATAGCGTATTTAGTTACTTTGCTCCCGGCAAGGACACTGGTATTTTTCAAGCAGGCCTGCAGACCAAGAGTGATCAGGGCGCCTTAGCGCTTGAGGTAATGAGTTCGACCATTGCGCAATTTATTGCAGATGGCCCTACACCAGCAGAGTTACTTGCCGCTAAAGCAAATCTAGTGAATGGTTATCCATTGCGAATTGATAACAATCGTAAGTTGCTTGATAACGTTTCATCGATTGCTTGGAATAATTTGCCGCTCGATGCGATGGAGATTTGGACTAAGCAAGTTGAGGCGGTGACTTTGGAGCAAGTAAAAGCCGCTTTCCAAAAGTATCTTGCAATGGATCGCATGAAGATTGTTGTATTGGGAGCCCAAAATAAATAA
- a CDS encoding M16 family metallopeptidase, translated as MLSNLLRISFLFILFAQISWAATGDSPDTHEYQLSNGLKLIVREDHRAPTVAHMVWYRAGSMDETNGRTGVAHVLEHMMFKGTHKVKAGEFSRLVAAVGGRENAFTSRDYTAYFQQVEKSKLEEVIKLEADRMSNLNFDDAEFLKEIQVVMEERRLRTEDNPSSLLNESLMATAFMSSPYRHPVVGWMNDLQNMTASDARDWYRSWYKPNNATVVISGDVDPKQILSAVQKYYGAIAAQELPVRKPQIEPPQKGIKQVQVKAPADSAQLAMAWKAPRLEPGKLDDVEPYALELLTAVLDGYDNARLNRTLVKQEKVVNDVGVGYDMISRGPELFLISATMAKGKTVEQAQASIRKALDELKQKGILESELKRIEVRILSEQIYKRDSIFGQAMEIGSTEMAGFSWKDIDYMLEKMQTITPEQVQAVAKKYLVDSGLTIAVLDPQARKSAASKKSK; from the coding sequence ATGCTTTCCAATTTACTTCGAATTTCCTTCTTATTCATCTTATTTGCCCAAATATCCTGGGCAGCTACTGGTGATTCTCCAGATACACATGAATATCAATTGAGTAATGGGCTCAAATTGATTGTGAGAGAAGATCATCGCGCTCCAACGGTAGCGCATATGGTCTGGTATCGCGCAGGATCCATGGATGAGACAAATGGCCGCACTGGTGTTGCCCATGTGCTTGAGCATATGATGTTTAAGGGCACTCACAAGGTAAAGGCTGGCGAATTCTCACGCTTAGTTGCTGCTGTAGGTGGGCGCGAAAATGCATTCACTTCACGTGACTACACTGCGTACTTTCAACAAGTTGAAAAATCAAAACTAGAAGAGGTTATCAAGCTTGAGGCAGATCGAATGTCTAACCTTAATTTTGATGATGCGGAATTCTTAAAAGAAATCCAGGTGGTGATGGAGGAGCGTCGTCTACGGACGGAAGATAACCCAAGCAGCCTTCTTAATGAATCGCTGATGGCAACTGCATTTATGAGTTCTCCATATCGTCATCCAGTAGTCGGCTGGATGAATGATCTGCAGAATATGACCGCTTCTGATGCGCGTGATTGGTACCGCAGTTGGTACAAGCCGAATAATGCAACAGTGGTGATTAGTGGTGATGTGGACCCCAAGCAAATTCTGAGTGCGGTACAAAAATACTACGGTGCAATTGCTGCACAAGAGTTGCCCGTTCGTAAGCCCCAAATAGAGCCCCCTCAAAAAGGTATCAAACAGGTGCAGGTAAAGGCGCCAGCAGATAGCGCGCAATTAGCTATGGCATGGAAAGCTCCGCGCCTTGAGCCTGGCAAGCTGGATGATGTTGAGCCCTATGCCTTGGAGTTGCTGACAGCCGTTCTGGACGGCTATGACAACGCCCGCTTAAATCGCACACTCGTTAAACAGGAAAAGGTAGTAAATGACGTTGGTGTAGGCTACGACATGATCTCCCGTGGGCCGGAACTGTTCTTAATTAGCGCGACGATGGCTAAGGGAAAAACCGTTGAGCAAGCGCAGGCAAGTATTCGTAAAGCGCTCGATGAGCTAAAGCAAAAAGGGATCTTGGAGTCTGAGCTTAAGCGAATAGAGGTGCGCATCTTGTCTGAACAAATTTATAAGCGTGATTCCATCTTCGGACAGGCGATGGAAATTGGCAGCACCGAAATGGCAGGATTTTCTTGGAAAGACATAGACTATATGTTGGAGAAAATGCAAACCATCACGCCAGAACAGGTGCAGGCGGTTGCAAAAAAATATCTAGTAGATTCGGGCTTAACAATTGCTGTTTTAGATCCGCAGGCGCGTAAATCGGCTGCAAGTAAGAAGAGCAAATAA
- the ftsY gene encoding signal recognition particle-docking protein FtsY has translation MFGLRKTLGSLFKSSKVDEAWFDHLEESLIQSDVGLPTTEQLINKLRKAAKSEKASSPEELQSLLIQEVSTLLTAIETSPNPLFISQKANTPEVWLVVGVNGAGKTTTIGKLCKLFQSQGKSVLLAAGDTFRAAARNQLQEWGDRNQVDVITQDGGDAAAVAHDAIHAAVSRKNDILIIDTAGRLATQDNLMEELKKVKRVIGKALPGAPHHTLLVLDGNTGQNGLSQVKAFHAALGLTGIIVTKLDGTAKGGVICALAHTLQDGPKPAVLALGKGEGIDDLAPFTAGQYSSELFN, from the coding sequence ATGTTCGGCCTACGTAAAACCCTCGGATCTCTTTTCAAATCAAGCAAAGTTGACGAAGCTTGGTTTGATCATTTAGAAGAATCACTCATTCAAAGTGATGTGGGGCTACCTACGACCGAACAACTCATCAACAAGCTACGCAAAGCAGCGAAATCTGAAAAAGCCTCAAGCCCTGAGGAGTTGCAATCACTGCTCATTCAAGAGGTAAGCACGCTCCTTACGGCTATTGAAACTTCACCAAACCCACTATTTATAAGCCAGAAAGCCAATACACCAGAGGTATGGCTGGTTGTAGGGGTAAACGGTGCAGGCAAGACAACAACAATAGGCAAGCTTTGCAAACTCTTTCAGTCTCAAGGTAAATCTGTTCTCTTGGCCGCTGGCGATACCTTTAGAGCTGCCGCCCGCAATCAACTACAAGAGTGGGGTGATCGCAATCAGGTAGACGTTATCACCCAGGATGGCGGTGATGCTGCCGCTGTTGCGCATGATGCTATTCATGCTGCCGTTTCTCGCAAAAATGACATTCTTATTATTGATACCGCAGGCCGTCTTGCCACGCAGGACAACCTGATGGAAGAGCTGAAGAAGGTAAAGCGCGTGATCGGCAAGGCACTTCCTGGTGCGCCACACCACACTCTGCTTGTTTTAGATGGCAACACAGGGCAAAACGGCTTAAGCCAGGTCAAAGCCTTTCATGCTGCCCTGGGCCTAACTGGGATCATCGTTACCAAGCTGGATGGGACTGCCAAGGGCGGTGTTATCTGCGCCCTAGCCCACACCCTACAAGATGGTCCAAAACCCGCTGTGCTAGCCCTAGGGAAGGGCGAAGGAATTGATGATTTAGCCCCCTTTACAGCAGGGCAATATTCATCCGAATTATTCAATTAA
- the rpoH gene encoding RNA polymerase sigma factor RpoH, protein MVQKKSDKPSMQILPVAQTAAASAFPMLPTLGVGTLDSYIAYVNRVPMLSAAEELHLAQEFRRTENVDAAKTLVLSHLRLVVSVARQYLGYGIPHSDLIQEGNIGLMKAVKRYDPNNGARLVSYVIHWIKAEIHEYILKNWRLVKTTTTKAQRKLFFNLRSNKPTLSALTPSEVEALAKALDVKGSDVKEMEMRLAGGDVALDGDDSDDDAAYAPIQWLADNTQEPTARIASAEADALQGPKLDQALMALDERSRDIVQSRWLAMDAEGNGAKTLHDLAAEYGISAERVRQIETAALKKMRGLLQAA, encoded by the coding sequence ATGGTTCAAAAGAAATCTGACAAACCGAGCATGCAAATACTGCCAGTCGCGCAGACTGCGGCGGCGTCTGCATTTCCAATGCTGCCAACTCTTGGAGTTGGCACTCTCGATTCCTACATTGCGTACGTTAATCGCGTACCAATGCTCAGCGCTGCTGAAGAGTTACATCTTGCGCAGGAATTTCGTCGCACTGAAAATGTTGATGCCGCTAAAACTTTAGTGCTCTCACATTTGCGTTTAGTAGTTTCTGTTGCTCGCCAATATCTTGGCTATGGCATTCCACACTCTGACTTAATTCAAGAAGGCAATATTGGCTTGATGAAAGCTGTTAAACGCTACGATCCAAACAATGGTGCGCGTTTAGTGTCTTATGTAATTCACTGGATCAAGGCAGAAATTCATGAGTACATTCTCAAGAATTGGCGCCTAGTCAAAACTACAACCACCAAAGCACAACGCAAACTGTTCTTTAACTTGCGCAGTAACAAACCCACATTAAGCGCACTTACTCCGAGTGAAGTAGAGGCTTTAGCTAAAGCACTCGATGTAAAGGGTTCTGACGTTAAAGAAATGGAAATGCGTCTTGCGGGTGGCGATGTTGCACTTGACGGCGACGACAGTGATGATGATGCGGCTTACGCACCCATTCAATGGCTGGCTGATAACACCCAAGAGCCAACCGCTCGCATTGCTAGTGCTGAGGCTGATGCCTTGCAAGGCCCTAAACTCGATCAAGCCCTGATGGCTTTGGACGAGCGCAGCCGCGATATCGTTCAGTCTCGGTGGCTGGCAATGGATGCCGAAGGCAATGGCGCCAAAACATTGCATGATCTTGCCGCTGAATACGGCATTTCTGCAGAGCGTGTCCGCCAAATCGAAACCGCTGCCCTCAAAAAAATGCGTGGCTTGCTACAAGCAGCCTAA